The following coding sequences lie in one Candidatus Binataceae bacterium genomic window:
- a CDS encoding tRNA-dihydrouridine synthase, with product MTELGADLGRIRLKNPIVCASSEFTMTLEGIRAALDAGAGAVVAKSVNEAPGAARQLDIADYVMLDASWTVTPWEQAGLDASLFCRSGLAQTPLDEWLAMLVRADAEARARDAYVAGSITVAEAEPAARFAAAMEAAGLRWIELNLSTPHGREAAGGAVRQLSDAEAVHTYVSAVRAATTLPLTVKLTAQTGDPIALAERALAAGADMLVLTGRLQGFMPDIETMRPILGSAGAIGGRWALPLTLYWISKCFRTLPPGTPLLATNGVRLGDDVVRALLSGARGVEVASAVLTRGAGAIAEMLAGLEAYCSRKGISRLDEIVGRAAGTALGYGAVPLKKRASYPWDSLIG from the coding sequence ATGACTGAGCTTGGCGCCGATCTCGGCCGTATCCGGCTCAAAAATCCGATAGTCTGCGCGTCCTCGGAATTTACGATGACTCTTGAGGGGATCCGCGCCGCACTCGACGCCGGCGCCGGCGCCGTGGTCGCCAAGTCGGTCAACGAAGCCCCAGGGGCGGCGCGCCAACTCGACATAGCGGACTACGTGATGCTGGACGCAAGCTGGACCGTCACACCGTGGGAGCAGGCGGGGCTCGACGCTTCGTTGTTCTGCCGCTCGGGGCTCGCGCAGACGCCGCTGGATGAATGGCTCGCGATGCTGGTGCGCGCGGACGCCGAGGCCCGCGCGCGCGACGCATACGTAGCCGGCAGTATCACGGTTGCCGAAGCCGAGCCGGCGGCGCGCTTCGCGGCTGCGATGGAGGCTGCGGGTCTTCGATGGATCGAGCTCAACCTGAGCACTCCGCATGGTCGCGAGGCGGCAGGCGGCGCGGTGCGACAGCTTAGCGACGCCGAAGCGGTCCACACTTACGTCAGCGCGGTGCGCGCCGCCACGACCCTCCCGCTAACGGTCAAGCTCACCGCTCAGACCGGCGATCCGATTGCGCTCGCCGAGCGTGCGCTCGCGGCCGGCGCCGACATGCTGGTCCTTACGGGCCGTCTTCAGGGCTTCATGCCGGATATAGAGACGATGCGGCCGATCCTGGGATCGGCTGGCGCCATCGGTGGGCGATGGGCGCTGCCGCTGACGCTCTATTGGATAAGCAAATGTTTCAGAACGCTGCCGCCGGGTACTCCGCTGCTTGCGACCAACGGCGTGCGTCTTGGCGACGACGTCGTGCGGGCGCTGCTGAGCGGAGCGCGCGGCGTCGAGGTCGCAAGTGCCGTGCTGACGCGCGGCGCGGGAGCTATTGCAGAGATGCTGGCCGGGCTTGAGGCATACTGCTCACGCAAGGGGATCTCGCGGTTGGACGAAATCGTCGGCCGCGCCGCCGGGACGGCGCTCGGTTACGGCGCGGTTCCGCTCAAGAAACGCGCGAGCTATCCCTGGGATAGCCTCATTGGCTAG
- the sppA gene encoding signal peptide peptidase SppA, with translation MRIAIGSLRREVRLAILVALLLGAGALALHLGGRDIGIWLCITAAAITGAFYFLAVRPSRIPRDAVLVVKLAGAMREVAPRSPLDQLRGRGGPALFDLRQALEGAARDPRLKAVIVRIAGLETGVATADELHALLRAAGRAGKRTIALLEGDSAGVREYLIACGADEIVANPNTLLTMLGVAAGGVFLRGALDRLKLEAQTLQWKEYKGAAETLTRDRMSPQLRESLEAIVADCKEVLAERIAAARGLGAGRAAELAGSGFLSVRAAIDARLIDRAGYFEDLRAEFDPERKERVFVGFSRYLRRLAYARQAGRDPRLALIHGVGPVVAGEPPAAGDFLSGEAVAAQFDRAAADKSVRAIVFRVNSPGGSALGSDLVWRALNDARQRGKPVVVSMGDVAGSGGYYVAMGADRIVAGPATITGSIGVVYARFNAGKALAAMGVTVEYVKSDEMSDGLSIARALSPAELGQLNEAIGELYSNFTAKVAEGRGLAPAEAEAMARGRVWSGVAAQRGGLIDELGGLDKAIEIARIRAGLKDGERHEIVLYPARGLLAGFRTMTRSAHVPLGVGLVAESLGLPRRWAPAMLGLLIRGGALLLCPFF, from the coding sequence ATGAGAATAGCGATTGGTTCATTGCGGCGCGAGGTCAGGCTCGCGATCCTGGTGGCGCTGCTGCTGGGTGCCGGTGCGCTCGCTCTTCATCTTGGCGGGCGCGATATCGGAATCTGGTTATGCATCACGGCCGCTGCTATCACCGGCGCATTCTATTTCCTGGCGGTGCGCCCTTCGCGGATCCCGCGCGACGCCGTCCTGGTCGTCAAGCTCGCGGGTGCGATGCGCGAGGTCGCGCCGCGCTCGCCGCTCGACCAGTTGCGCGGGCGCGGCGGCCCCGCGCTTTTCGATCTGCGTCAAGCGCTGGAGGGCGCCGCGCGCGACCCTCGGTTAAAGGCCGTTATCGTCCGGATCGCGGGACTGGAGACGGGAGTCGCCACGGCCGACGAGCTCCACGCGCTGCTGCGCGCGGCTGGCCGCGCGGGCAAGCGCACGATCGCGCTGCTCGAGGGCGACAGCGCGGGCGTGCGCGAGTACCTCATCGCCTGCGGCGCCGACGAAATTGTCGCCAATCCCAACACGCTCCTGACGATGCTCGGCGTGGCGGCGGGCGGGGTCTTTCTGCGCGGCGCCCTCGATCGGCTGAAGCTCGAAGCGCAGACGCTGCAATGGAAGGAGTACAAGGGCGCGGCCGAGACGCTGACGCGCGATCGGATGTCGCCGCAGCTGCGCGAGAGCCTCGAAGCGATCGTCGCCGACTGCAAAGAGGTGCTGGCCGAGCGCATCGCCGCGGCGCGCGGGCTCGGCGCGGGGCGCGCCGCCGAGCTCGCGGGCAGCGGCTTTCTGAGCGTGCGTGCGGCGATCGACGCCCGCCTCATCGACCGCGCCGGCTATTTCGAGGACCTGCGCGCCGAGTTCGACCCCGAGCGCAAGGAGCGCGTCTTCGTCGGATTCTCGCGCTACCTGCGCCGCCTCGCCTATGCGCGCCAGGCGGGCCGCGACCCGCGGCTCGCGCTGATTCATGGCGTCGGTCCGGTGGTCGCCGGCGAACCGCCCGCGGCAGGCGATTTTCTGAGCGGCGAAGCGGTCGCCGCCCAGTTTGATCGCGCCGCCGCCGACAAGAGCGTGCGTGCGATCGTCTTCCGCGTCAATTCGCCCGGCGGATCGGCGCTCGGCTCCGATCTCGTATGGCGTGCGCTTAACGACGCGCGCCAGCGCGGCAAGCCGGTGGTGGTCTCGATGGGCGACGTGGCGGGGTCGGGCGGCTACTACGTCGCCATGGGTGCGGACCGGATCGTCGCGGGGCCGGCCACGATCACCGGCTCGATCGGGGTGGTCTATGCGCGGTTCAATGCGGGCAAGGCGCTCGCCGCGATGGGCGTGACGGTCGAGTACGTCAAGAGCGACGAGATGAGCGACGGACTCTCGATAGCGCGAGCGCTCAGCCCGGCCGAACTAGGCCAACTCAACGAAGCGATCGGCGAGCTCTACTCCAACTTCACGGCCAAGGTTGCCGAGGGGCGCGGGCTTGCACCGGCCGAGGCCGAAGCGATGGCGCGCGGGCGGGTATGGAGCGGCGTCGCAGCCCAACGCGGCGGACTGATCGACGAACTCGGCGGATTAGACAAGGCGATCGAAATCGCGCGCATCCGCGCGGGTCTCAAGGACGGCGAGCGCCACGAGATCGTCCTCTATCCGGCAAGGGGACTCCTCGCGGGGTTTCGCACGATGACCCGATCGGCGCACGTGCCGTTGGGCGTCGGGCTTGTGGCAGAGTCTTTGGGGTTGCCGCGGCGCTGGGCGCCGGCGATGCTGGGATTGCTGATAAGAGGTGGCGCGCTGCTGCTCTGCCCGTTCTTCTGA